The genomic interval TGTCGAGTCCCCCCGACAGGAGCACCACGGCGTTGCCGCTCATGACTCCGGATAGTAGACAGAGCCCGGCCTGTCCCGAACGGAGAACCGCCCGGGAGGCGGCTGGTTTCGGTGGTTCGCCGGGGCGTCGGCAGGGTTCTCGGGCGTGAGTACGCCTTCAGTCTCGCGCCCGGGCCCGCACGCCCCCGATCGCCTCGCCGATCGCCCGGTCGAGGTCGTCGTTGACAATGAAGAGGTCGTACACGGCGCAGCGGCGCGCCTCGGCCATCTCGTCGCGAGCGCGCGCGAAGCGTTTCTGGATCACCTCTTCGCTGTCGCGCTGGCGCGAGCGCAGGCGATCGAGCAGCGCGTCCTCGCTGGGGGGCAGGACGAAGAGCCCGAAGGCGTCGGGGATCTGCGACTTCACCTGCTTGGCGCCCTGCACATCGATCTCGAGGATGACCAGGCGACCCGCGCGCATCGCGTCGGCCACCGGCGCGCGCAGCGTGCCGTAGCGCTTGCCATACACGCCGGCGTGCTCGAGGAACTCGGCGCGATCGACGCGCGCGAGGAACTCGGCCTCGTCGACGAAGTGGTAGTCCACGCCGTCGGTCTCGCGCGGGCCGGGCGGGCGCGTCGTGAGCGAGACCGAGAGCAGCGAGCCGGCGAACGCGTCGTGGACGGCGCGCGCGATCGTGGTCTTCCCGGCCCCGGAGGGCCCGGAGACGATGACGAGGAGTCCCTGCTTCGCGTCGTGCGCCGTCGTGGGGGGCATGGGGGCAAGGGTATCGCCCCCGAACGCGTCACGCGTGGCCCGGGCCGGGGCGGGGGCGGGCGTCGTCGGAGTTTTCGTCCGTCGCCAGCAGCGCCAGCGCCAGGGCGAGGCGCTCCGCCGCCGCGCTGCGCTGCTTGGGGACGCTGATGGTCTGGGCGTCGTCGTGCTCGTCCAGAGCCACTCGGAAGCGCCGGGGCTCGTCGGTCTTCACGACCGTCACGCCCCCGATCGGCGCCTCGGCGACGACGCGGATGGACGAGGGCTTGTCCAGCGCCAGACGCAGCACCTCGTTGCCCGAGGCCTGCGCGTCCAGCACCAGCAGGCGCGAGTCGGTCAGCACCAGGAAGCGCCGCCTGGGGTTCATCATCGCCGCCACCAGCAGCGGGCCCACGAGCGGCGCCATGCTCAGCCCCAGCTGCAGCGTCATGGTCGCCCCGCTCGAAGCACGCTCCACCACCCCCCAGCCCACGACCGTCTCGCCCGGCAGCAGCTTGGCGCGCAGCAGCCCACGGAGCTGGAAGGGCCCGAAGACGCAATTGGCGAACCGGCGCGGCATCGCGTCATTCTTCGGCGTTCGACCCGCCCCGGATCGGATCACGCCGGCTTCGTCGCGCGAAAGGCGTTCAGGGCGGCGACGCCGAGGCGCAGAA from Phycisphaeraceae bacterium carries:
- the gmk gene encoding guanylate kinase, producing MPPTTAHDAKQGLLVIVSGPSGAGKTTIARAVHDAFAGSLLSVSLTTRPPGPRETDGVDYHFVDEAEFLARVDRAEFLEHAGVYGKRYGTLRAPVADAMRAGRLVILEIDVQGAKQVKSQIPDAFGLFVLPPSEDALLDRLRSRQRDSEEVIQKRFARARDEMAEARRCAVYDLFIVNDDLDRAIGEAIGGVRARARD